In the Gossypium raimondii isolate GPD5lz chromosome 9, ASM2569854v1, whole genome shotgun sequence genome, one interval contains:
- the LOC105800253 gene encoding kinesin-like protein KIN-UA: MASGGANYRNGTQRNSLKGTTTATDRQLSMNSNPSKAALKNKSLSLVGASSGLRKSSPGSLGGGTAKDDAGVPGRVRVAVRLRPRSAEESVADADFADCVELQPEFKRLKLRKNNWDTDTYEFDEVLTEFASQKRVYEVVAKPVVESVLDGYNGTVMAYGQTGTGKTYTLGRLGEEDTADRGIIVRAMEDILADVSLESDSVSVSYLQLYMESLQDLLDPTNDNISIVEDPKSGDVSLPGATLVEIRDQQSFLELLQLGEAHRYAANTRLNTESSRSHALLMVHVKRSVKGRELAHSSQNGNSTNIAKSLRPTLVRKGKLVVVDLAGSERIDKSGSEGHTLEEAKSINLSLSALGKCINALAENSAHVPVRDSKLTRLLRDSFGGTARTSLVITIGPSPRHRGETTSTIMFGQRAMKVENMLKLKEEFDYKSLARKLDIQLDKLIMEHERKQKAFEEEIERITTDTQNQISEAERNYADAMEKERLKYQKDYMESIKKLEEKWMMNQHKLGERKDQTASTAQEVAELKKLLSKETSLRKAAEEEVNNLKSQLAQLKMSEASANSESLKLRKMLEDEAYRKEKLEGEISMLQTQLLQLSFEADETRRRLDRGGPGKVPGDLDSLISQVRPQVNDSVNEEKASIANLFEQVGLQKILSLLEAEDADVRIHAVKVVANLAAEESNQQKIVEAGGLTSLLLLLGSSEDEMIHRVAAGAIANLAMNETNQELIMSEGGIRLLSITAANAEDPQTLRMVAGAIANLCGNDKLQNKLRGEGGIKALLGMVKCGHPDVLAQVARGIANFAKCESRASAQGSKTGRSLLIEDGALPWIVQNANNDASPIRRHIELAVCHLAQHEVNARDMITGGALWELVRISQDCSREDIRTLAHRTLTSSPTFLAELRRLRIDY; this comes from the exons ATGGCTAGTGGTGGTGCAAATTATAGGAATGGGACTCAGAGGAACTCTCTCAAAGGAACAACAACAGCAACAGATAGGCAACTATCTATGAACTCAAACCCTTCAAAGGCTGCACTGAAAAACAAGTCTTTGTCTTTGGTTGGTGCATCTTCTGGGCTAAGGAAGAGTAGCCCTGGGTCACTTGGAGGTGGAACTGCCAAAGATGATGCTGGGG TTCCTGGAAGAGTTCGAGTGGCTGTGAGATTACGCCCACGTAGTGCAGAAGAGTCGGTGGcagatgctgattttgctgatTGTGTAGAACTTCAACCAGAG TTTAAGAGGTTAAAGCTTCGGAAAAACAATTGGGACACAGATACCTATGAGTTCGATGAAGTGCTTACGGAGTTTGCATCACAAAAGCGTGTGTATGAAGTTGTTGCAAAGCCGGTTGTGGAG AGCGTTTTGGATGGTTATAATGGAACGGTCATGGCTTATGGTCAGACTGGTACTGGGAAAACATATACGCTTGGACGACTTGGGGAGGAAGATACGGCTGATCGCGGCATAATAGTCCGTGCTATGGAGGATATATTAGCAGATGTTTCGTTGGAAAGTGATTCTGTTTCAGTCTCCTATTTGCAG CTCTACATGGAGAGCTTACAGGATCTTCTTGATCCTACAAACGACAACATTTCCATTGTGGAAGACCCAAAGTCTGGAGATGTTTCACTACCTGGGGCTACCCTAGTCGAAATAAGAGATCAGCAGAGTTTCTTGGAATTACTCCAATTAGGGGAAGCTCATCGCTATGCTGCAAACACAAGATTGAATACTGAATCTTCTCGAAGTCATGCTCTTTTGATG GTACATGTCAAAAGATCTGTCAAAGGAAGAGAACTTGCTCATTCAAGTCAAAATGGTAACAGTACCAACATAGCTAAATCTCTTAGGCCTACACTTGTTCGAAAGGGCAAGTTAGTTGTTGTAGATCTTGCTGGTTCAGAGCGGATTGATAAGTCAG GGAGCGAAGGCCATACACTTGAGGAAGCGAAATCTATCAATCTTTCTTTGAGTGCATTAGGAAAGTGCATTAATGCGCTGGCAGAGAATAGTGCTCATGTTCCAGTTCGTGATTCGAAGCTTACAAGGTTACTTCGAGATTCATTTGGAG GCACAGCAAGGACATCATTGGTTATAACTATAGGTCCATCCCCACGTCATCGTGGAGAAACGACTAGCACTATAATGTTTGGACAGAGG gCTATGAAAGTGGAGAATATGTTGAAGCTTAAGGAAGAATTTGATTACAAAAGTTTGGCTAGGAAGTTAGACATACAGTTAGACAAACTGATTATGGAACATGAGAGGAAACAGAAAGCTTTTGAAGAAGAGATTGAAAGAATAACCACAGATACTCAAAACCAAATCTCTGAGGCTGAAAGAAATTATGCAGATGCAATGGAG AAGGAAAGATTGAAGTATCAGAAGGACTATATGGAATCAATAAAGAAGCTTGAGGAGAAATGGATGATGAATCAACATAAGCTAGGTGAAAGAAAG GACCAGACGGCATCCACTGCTCAAGAAGTTGCTGAGCTAAAAAAGCTACTTAGCAAAGAAACGTCACTAAGGAAAGCAGCTGAAGAGGAAGTCAATAACCTTAAAAGTCAACTTGCTCAATTGAAAATGTCTGAG GCATCAGCAAATTCTGAGAGCTTGAAACTGCGAAAGATGCTGGAAGATGAGGCATATCGAAAGGAAAAACTTGAAGGGGAAATATCAATGCTACAAACGCAGTTATTGCAGCTAAGTTTTGAAGCCGACGAg ACTAGAAGAAGGCTTGACAGAGGTGGGCCTGGCAAAGTCCCAGGTGATCTAGATTCTCTTATCTCTCAAGTTAGACCACAGGTAAACGATTCAGTAAATGAAGAAAAAGCCTCAATAGCAAACCTCTTTGAACAAG TGGGATTGCAAAAGATCTTGTCATTGCTTGAAGCAGAAGATGCTGATGTGCGGATTCATGCTGTGAAAGTGGTAGCAAATTTAGCAGCTGAGG AATCAAATCAGCAGAAGATTGTAGAAGCTGGAGGTCTAACGTCCTTGCTGTTGCTGCTTGGAAGCTCCGAGGATGAGATGATTCATAGAGTTGCAGCTGGTGCAATTGCCAATCTTGCgatgaatg AAACCAACCAGGAACTCATAATGTCTGAGGGGGGCATTAGATTGTTATCAATAACAGCAGCTAATGCTGAGGATCCACAAACACTTAGAATGGTTGCTGGTGCTATCGCCAATCTCTGTGGCAATG ATAAGCTGCAGAATAAGCTAAGAGGTGAAGGTGGTATCAAGGCATTGCTCGGAATGGTCAAATGCGGACATCCAGATGTTCTTGCTCAAGTTGCACGTGGAATAGCAAACTTCGCTAAATGCGAGTCAAGAGCATCAGCTCAAG GAAGTAAAACTGGCAGGTCTCTTCTGATCGAGGATGGAGCACTTCCTTGGATTGTACAGAATGCTAACAATGACGCCTCGCCAATCCGGCGGCATATTGAACTCGCAGTCTGCCACTTAGCACAACATG AAGTGAATGCTAGAGACATGATAACCGGAGGTGCCTTATGGGAACTGGTTCGCATCTCCCAAGACTGTTCCAGGGAAGACATAAGAACTCTTGCGCACCGGACGCTTACTTCCAGCCCCACCTTCTTAGCCGAACTGAGGCGGCTACGAATAGACTATTGA
- the LOC105800259 gene encoding protein cornichon homolog 4, producing the protein MGDLFIWILSFFILIALIVLLVYQLMCLADLEFDYINPYDSSSRINSVVLPEFVVQGILCLFYLLTGHWIMALISAPYLYYNVRLYAQRQHLVDVTEIFNLLHREKKRRLFKLAYLVVLLFFDIFWMIWSAIEDDDD; encoded by the exons atGGGAGATCTCTTTATATggattctttctttcttcatccTCATTGCCCTTATTGTTCTCCTTGTTTATCAG CTTATGTGCTTGGCTGATTTAGAATTCGATTACATCAATCCCTACGATTCTTCATCGCGGATAAACAGCGTGGTCTTACCGGAATTTGTAGTACAaggaattttatgtttattctatCTGTTAACGGGGCATTGGATCATGGCGCTGATATCTGCTCCGTATTTATACTACAATGTTAGACT TTACGCACAGAGACAGCACCTGGTAGATGTCACCGAGATATTTAATTTGCTTCATAGGGAGAAGAAGCGACGCCTTTTTAAACTCGCCTACCTCGTCGTTCTCCTCTTTTTCGATATATTCTG GATGATCTGGTCCGCGATTGAAGACGATGATGATTAA
- the LOC105800254 gene encoding zinc finger A20 and AN1 domain-containing stress-associated protein 1: MGSEQNQGTSFPPSEPKLCANGCGFFGTAANMNLCSKCYRDLRAGEEQAAKAKAAMEKSLSVKPKEDVVVETFKPVEKLPHAGSSSAAVEQPAVALSGDEQPEPKLSSRCFICRKKVGLTGFKCRCGSTFCGEHRYPEKHECSFDFKGTGRDAIASANPVIKADKLERF, from the coding sequence ATGGGGTCTGAACAGAATCAAGGAACCAGCTTTCCCCCGTCGGAGCCGAAGCTTTGCGCTAACGGTTGCGGGTTTTTCGGAACGGCGGCGAACATGAACCTCTGCTCCAAGTGTTACCGGGACCTCCGTGCTGGGGAGGAGCAAGCGGCGAAGGCGAAAGCTGCCATGGAGAAATCCCTTAGCGTCAAACCGAAAGAAGATGTCGTTGTGGAGACGTTTAAGCCCGTTGAGAAGCTGCCTCATGCGGGTTCATCATCAGCGGCGGTTGAGCAACCGGCCGTGGCTCTCTCCGGCGATGAACAGCCCGAGCCAAAATTGTCGAGCAGGTGCTTTATCTGCAGAAAGAAGGTTGGATTGACTGGGTTTAAGTGCCGATGCGGGAGTACGTTCTGTGGGGAGCACCGGTACCCAGAAAAACACGAGTGCTCCTTCGATTTCAAGGGCACTGGACGCGATGCGATTGCCAGTGCAAATCCCGTCATCAAAGCTGACAAATTGGAGAGGTTTTGA
- the LOC105800258 gene encoding ACT domain-containing protein ACR8 — protein MEWHACLDEYEKLVIRMTTPRVVIDNAVCPTATLVKVDSARRDGILLDAVQVLTDLNLSIKKAYISSDGQWFMDVFHVTDLNGNKLTDESVISYIEQSIETSFPDRSHEFDGSTALELTGTDRVGLLSEVFAVLADLQCDVVDAKVWTHNGRIASLISVKDCNSGSPINDSQQIDRIESRLRNILRGDNDIHSAKTSVSLAITHTERRLHQMMFADRDYGRKPVLQCREDSPVVTVQNWAERGYSVMNVQCKDRAKLLFDVVCTLTDMQYVVFHATINTAEDKAYMEFYVRHTDGTPISSEAERQRVVQCLRAAVERRASHGVRLELCTSDRQGLLANVTRTFRENGLNVTRAEISTTNDIARNVFYVTDAIGNVADPKIIETVREKIGLGELKVKELPLIYHEREEKAVGVGGAVYSLGSLVRKNLYNLGLLIKSYS, from the exons ATGGAGTGGCATGCTTGTCTTGATGAATACGAGAAGCTTGTTATAAGGATGACAACTCCTAG GGTGGTAATCGACAATGCAGTTTGCCCCACTGCTACTCTTGTCAAGGTTGATAGTGCCAGAAGAGATGGAATTTTGTTAGACGCTGTTCAAGTTTTAACAGATCTGAATCTTTCAATTAAGAAGGCTTACATTTCATCTGATGGCCAGTGGTTCATGGATG TTTTCCATGTGACTGACTTAAATGGAAATAAGTTAACCGATGAGAGCGTTATAAGCTACATTGAACAa TCCATTGAGACCTCATTCCCCGATAGAAGCCATGAATTTGATGGCTCAACCGCTTTGGAATTAACTGGAACAGATAGAGTTGGTCTTTTATCTGAAGTATTTGCAGTTCTAGCTGACCTGCAATGCGATGTGGTTGATGCTAAAGTATGGACTCATAACGGCCGGATCGCGTCTTTAATTTCCGTTAAAGACTGCAATTCGGGGTCTCCGATTAACGACTCGCAGCAAATTGACAGAATCGAATCACGTTTAAGGAACATTTTGAGAGGAGACAACGATATCCATAGCGCGAAAACTTCGGTTTCTTTGGCCATAACCCACACCGAGAGGAGGTTACATCAAATGATGTTTGCAGATCGTGACTACGGAAGAAAGCCTGTGTTGCAATGTAGGGAAGATTCGCCGGTGGTCACCGTGCAAAATTGGGCGGAAAGGGGTTATTCGGTCATGAACGTTCAGTGCAAGGACCGAGCCAAGCTTTTGTTCGATGTTGTTTGTACATTGACGGATATGCAATATGTTGTGTTCCATGCCACCATCAACACAGCTGAGGATAAAGCGTATATGGAATTCTATGTTAGGCACACAGACGGAACCCCCATTAGTTCTGAAGCTGAAAGACAACGAGTTGTCCAATGCTTACGAGCTGCTGTTGAAAGGAGAGCATCACAT GGTGTAAGGCTGGAGTTATGCACATCAGATAGGCAAGGTCTATTAGCAAATGTGACCCGGACTTTCCGAGAAAACGGTCTTAACGTGACAAGAGCCGAAATATCAACCACGAATGACATTGCTCGAAACGTTTTTTATGTGACGGATGCAATCGGGAATGTAGCAGATCCCAAAATCATAGAAACTGTGAGAGAAAAGATTGGTTTAGGGGAGTTAAAGGTAAAGGAATTGCCTTTGATATATCATGAAAGGGAAGAAAAAGCAGTAGGGGTTGGTGGGGCAGTGTATTCACTTGGGAGCCTAGTGAGAAAGAATTTATACAATTTGGGGCTTCTTATTAAATCATATTCTTGA
- the LOC105800257 gene encoding AT-hook motif nuclear-localized protein 24 has translation MLMDPVTSNGLSLPPPFNIRDFNLHHHHHHQQLQQQDHQFHHQNSEDEQSGSSGGVKKLERDDGSGTADGKELSIHGEGETNRRPRGRPAGSKNKPKPPIIITRDSANALRTHVMEIGDGCDIVESVSTFARRRQRGVCIMSGTGNVTNVTLRQPASAGAIVSLHGRFEILSLSGSFLPPPAPPAATGLTIYLAGGQGQVVGGSVVGTLTCSGPVVIMAASFSNAAYERLPLEEEEPPQLPIPGGAIESSPDAVGGQQQRQQQQAMADSNTPLFHGLPPNLLNSIQLPSEAFWANGGRSPF, from the coding sequence ATGTTAATGGATCCAGTTACATCGAATGGTCTTTCTCTTCCGCCTCCATTTAACATCAGGGATTTCAATCTTCACCACCACCATCATCACCAGCAACTGCAGCAGCAGGATCATCAATTCCATCACCAAAACTCCGAAGATGAACAAAGCGGCAGCAGCGGCGGCGTAAAGAAACTGGAACGCGACGACGGCAGCGGCACCGCCGATGGCAAAGAGCTTAGTATCCATGGTGAAGGGGAGACGAATAGAAGGCCACGAGGCAGGCCTGCAGGATCCAAGAACAAGCCTAAGCCACCCATCATCATCACTCGAGACAGTGCCAACGCTTTACGCACTCATGTAATGGAAATAGGCGACGGTTGCGACATCGTCGAGAGTGTCTCCACCTTCGCTCGACGACGCCAAAGAGGCGTTTGCATCATGAGCGGAACTGGGAACGTCACCAATGTTACACTTCGGCAACCAGCCTCGGCTGGTGCAATCGTGAGCTTACATGGGCGTTTCGAGATATTATCATTGTCGGGTTCGTTCTTGCCTCCACCGGCACCGCCTGCAGCCACGGGTCTAACCATATACTTGGCCGGCGGGCAAGGGCAGGTCGTGGGTGGCAGTGTTGTCGGGACACTAACGTGTTCAGGCCCTGTTGTGATTATGGCAGCTTCGTTTAGTAACGCCGCGTATGAGCGGCTTCCATTGGAAGAAGAAGAACCACCGCAGCTTCCGATACCGGGCGGTGCAATTGAATCGTCGCCGGATGCAGTAGGAGGGCAGCAGCAGCGGCAACAACAACAAGCGATGGCCGACTCAAATACGCCTCTTTTTCATGGACTACCACCAAATCTTCTCAATTCTATTCAATTACCAAGTGAGGCATTTTGGGCCAATGGTGGTCGCTCTCCATTCTAG